From Mytilus galloprovincialis chromosome 9, xbMytGall1.hap1.1, whole genome shotgun sequence, the proteins below share one genomic window:
- the LOC143046047 gene encoding uncharacterized protein LOC143046047: MKELLKRLVDAVCVLPLTAGKQTRNPNTGDDGGTAGLDGTVTGPVLCITALAILCQIFSLSSNGLHSSHNSVLTLMTVFVSLSVASCIAISIYSQARPDVRRNTHDWNISIALEIRFYWLFSLACLTYAIINLCFHIECFYINHQRVNASVSIATDIGFFLFYIFQTGFFTRYLHYRFEHRIGVYYGLLIIVVTNLSIFCREFAILYHDPLSHSHWNSTVTDTCHNMSVSTYVILKKSKPFLHPALFEYSLLTMIFLSKVWPRESCRDDIRRASGGYENVYESIDCGESSRLVQRRPASNETDVILLSLNTTSSNDIDRRTRKFISISLAVIINMPAVVLHILNIINEESMTEFASTIYNIVQQFVILYLNLRCFYMMKRQCELRFREIRKEHYTSRANQYILLLSSFGIMSFYTVVLYARISSLGKTESDADKMKILLDISRMVSTYLQTVFLLQMKHYQRTINIDSVRSIEYLCLFLAVENLCSWAINTFIDSDTVLIHDVPFRFFGQEKWSHLFRFWYPFIIFYRFKCFVVFYSFYHLLK; this comes from the coding sequence ATGAAAGAATTGTTAAAAAGACTTGTGGATGCTGTATGTGTGCTTCCTTTAACCGCCGGTAAACAAACAAGAAATCCCAATACCGGAGATGATGGTGGTACAGCTGGACTTGATGGTACTGTTACTGGACCAGTTTTGTGTATCACAGCTTTGGCAATACTTTGTCAAATATTTTCCCTCAGCTCCAATGGGTTACATTCGTCCCATAACAGTGTACTGACATTAATGACCGTTTTTGTTTCTCTCAGCGTAGCGTCCTGCATTGCAATATCAATATATTCACAGGCAAGACCAGACGTGCGAAGAAACACACATGATTGGAATATAAGCATTGCTCTTGAAATCCGATTTTACTGGTTGTTTAGCTTGGCTTGTTTGACTTATGCCATTATAAActtatgttttcatattgaaTGCTTCTACATAAATCACCAACGCGTAAACGCGTCCGTATCAATCGCCACTGATATCGGATTctttctattttatatatttcagacagGATTTTTTACTCGATACCTTCATTATAGATTTGAGCATCGTATTGGTGTTTACTATGGGTTATTGATAATAGTTGTGACAAATCTTTCCATATTTTGTCGTGAATTTGCTATCCTTTATCATGACCCATTGTCACATTCGCATTGGAATTCTACGGTAACGGATACATGTCACAACATGTCAGTTAGCACATATGTAATCCTAAAGAAATCAAAGCCTTTTTTGCACCCAGCACTCTTCGAATATTCATTACTAACAATGATATTTCTTTCTAAAGTTTGGCCAAGGGAATCTTGTAGAGACGACATTCGGAGAGCATCTGGAGGTTACGAAAATGTTTATGAGAGTATTGACTGCGGAGAATCCAGCCGGTTAGTACAGAGACGACCTGCTTCAAATGAAACAGATGTCATCCTTTTGAGTTTAAATACAACTTCCAGCAATGATATCGACAGGCGAACCCGGAAGTTTATTAGTATATCTTTGGCTGTTATAATAAATATGCCAGCAGTAGTTTTACATATACTTAACATTATAAACGAAGAATCGATGACGGAGTTTGCCTCTACGATTTACAATATAGTCCAACAATTCGTCATCTTGTATCTTAATTTAAGATGTTTCTACATGATGAAAAGACAGTGCGAACTTCGATTTCGGGAAATACGCAAAGAACACTATACAAGCAGAGCAAATCAGTACATCCTCCTTCTTAGTTCCTTTGGTATTATGTCTTTCTACACGGTAGTATTGTATGCTAGAATATCAAGTCTTGGCAAGACCGAATCAGATGctgataaaatgaaaatattgctTGATATCAGTCGTATGGTTTCAACATATCTTCAAACGGTATTTCTTCTACAAATGAAGCATTACCAAAGGACTATAAACATCGATTCTGTCAGGTCGATCGAATATTTGTGCCTGTTTCTCGCGGTTGAAAATTTGTGTTCTTGGGCAATCAACACCTTCATTGACTCCGATACTGTTTTAATACATGATGTACCTTTTAGATTCTTTGGACAAGAAAAATGGTCTCATTTGTTTAGGTTTTGGTatccttttattatattttatcgtTTTAAATGCTTTGTTGTATTTTACAGCTTCTATCATTTGTTAAAATAA